From the genome of Candidatus Zixiibacteriota bacterium:
CTCGCAACGCATCATGCAGGTTAATAACCCCAATCTGGGCATTTCCTGCCAGAATCGCTGAAAAACGCCTCACGAGGCGTGAATATCTAATCAATTGTTGTCGATTAACTTACGTATGGAGCGTACCGTCCAGTCCTCGCTGACTCCGGACACTCTGGCCGCTTTTCTGCGCGAGCTGTCTGCTGCTGCTCGCAAGCTCGGAATTTATCCGCCCGGCCATCCGGTGTCTGTCAAAGCAGCCGAAAGACCCTTTCAACTCCTAAAAGACCTGATGGCGACCGAGCAGATGGTTGTCTTCGCCGTCGCCGAAGGGACTCTTCTCGGATGTGGAATCCCACTCGATGCCAAGCTGCTCAACGAAGGTCTCGGTAAGGTCATCGTTGAGTCGGGGCTGCATAGCATTTCGTTCGAGGCTGGGGTCACCCCCGAAGAATTCGAGTTGTTCCTCTCCCAGATCAACATCAAGAAAGAACAGCGCGATCTGCCGAAGTTCTTCGATGAGCAAAAGGTTCGTCGCATCAAGGCGGGTAGACTTCAGTACCAGGTCATTCGCGACGGTGAACGCGTCATCTCAGAAGATGATCTCGTTCTGACTGGCGGAGGTAGTGGCGGCGTTGGCGGTAGCGCCGAAACCGACACGCCTCAGCTCGTGCAACAGATTGAGCGCACTATGACGGACGTCTTGCGCAAGCATCCCGAACTCCTCCTGCAAATATTGACGCGCAAGCTGGGTGGCGGCGGACGCGGTCAGGGTGGTGGAACCGGCGATGGTATCGGTAGCGGTGATGTCCACGGCAGCGGCACTGGCTTCGCAACCGGCAGTGGCTCTGGCGGCACCGGCGGGAGTGGAACTGGGCCGAGTGCGGGCGGCAGCGGAACGGGTGGCGGTGGCATCGGCGCCGGAAGCGGGGGCACCGGTAGCGGGGGTGGCGCCGGCAGTGGTGTCGGTCCGGGCAACAGCGGCGGTGGCGGCAATCGTGAAAGCGGTTTCGTTGAGTGGCGTGGACGCATCAGCGCCGGCGTCCAGGACGGTTTGCGGGCACTCGGGATCGGCCGTGGGATGGGTTCTGGCGGTGGCGGTGGAGTCGGCTCCGGCAGCGGCGTTCGCTTTACGCCCGAAGACTACAAGCGCTTGAAAGAGACTTTCAGCGAAGTCGATAATGAAGAACTCCTGGGTCTGCTCGTTGCTGCGCTGCGGATGTCGTTTGCCGAGAACGACAAGAAGTCCAGCCGGGCCGAGATCGGCAAAGCACTGACCGGCTTTCGCGATTTGCTGGCCGAGCGCGAGTCGCTCGAATTGCTGCCGCGCCTCAAAGCCGAAATCGAACAGCTCGACCTGGTCGACAACGACTACCTGCGTGAACTGCTCTCCACCGACGCCACGCCCAAGAAGATCGCGCATATTGAGATCGAGAACTTCAAGTCGGACTTCTTCCTGGGTGCGGTCGATCCGGCCAACGTTGAGGACGTCGTTGGCTGGCTGGAGACGATCAGCGATTTGCAGTATACCGAGGATTTCGTCAAAAAATTCTATGCCGGTCTCGATCGACAGGGCTATGAGTTGACCGAGACCCAGCATGAAGCCCTCCTGCGCTTCGCTTCGATCTGCGCGGAAAACAGCAGCGCGCCGGTGGCCGGGCTGCAATTGGCGGAAATCAAGGAGCGGCTGGCAGAGCCAACAGTCACCTTGAAAGAATTCCAGCTCTTCACTGACATCATCGAGAAGTACTACCAGAACTATATTGACATCGACCTGTACGATGAAGCTGCATCGCTGCTGGATCTGGTGGTGCAGAAACTCGACTCGGAAGTGATCTATGAGGCCGGGGTCGCCGAACTGGCGGCCAAGGTTCATCAGCGGATGACTTCGGCACAACTGGCGGAATCATTGGTCGCGCGACTCGCCAAGCACTTCGAACTGGTCGGTAAGCCGATGATACCGCTCTTGGAGAAGTTCAATAGCCTCGAACCGATCCTGGTCTTCGCTGGCTACCTGAATCACCGCGATCGCGGCGTACGCATCACCCTCATCCGCATCCTTTCCAGCTTTGGCGAAAAGACGATCAATGCCTTCAAACTGGTGCTGTCCGACCGCAGCCTCACCAATCGTCCGGCCAACAACCCGGAACTGCCGACTGAGAGCTGGTACAAGTTGCGCAACATCCTATTCGTCCTCGGCAACATTCCCCACCCCGATTCGGTCGGGATTGCGGCGCGCTTCTCGCAGGATTCCGACGAACGGGTCGTTATGGAATCGCTGATTGCCCTGGAAAAATTGGGCGGCACGGAAGGCGCGCGGGCGATCTCCCGTC
Proteins encoded in this window:
- a CDS encoding HEAT repeat domain-containing protein, whose protein sequence is MERTVQSSLTPDTLAAFLRELSAAARKLGIYPPGHPVSVKAAERPFQLLKDLMATEQMVVFAVAEGTLLGCGIPLDAKLLNEGLGKVIVESGLHSISFEAGVTPEEFELFLSQINIKKEQRDLPKFFDEQKVRRIKAGRLQYQVIRDGERVISEDDLVLTGGGSGGVGGSAETDTPQLVQQIERTMTDVLRKHPELLLQILTRKLGGGGRGQGGGTGDGIGSGDVHGSGTGFATGSGSGGTGGSGTGPSAGGSGTGGGGIGAGSGGTGSGGGAGSGVGPGNSGGGGNRESGFVEWRGRISAGVQDGLRALGIGRGMGSGGGGGVGSGSGVRFTPEDYKRLKETFSEVDNEELLGLLVAALRMSFAENDKKSSRAEIGKALTGFRDLLAERESLELLPRLKAEIEQLDLVDNDYLRELLSTDATPKKIAHIEIENFKSDFFLGAVDPANVEDVVGWLETISDLQYTEDFVKKFYAGLDRQGYELTETQHEALLRFASICAENSSAPVAGLQLAEIKERLAEPTVTLKEFQLFTDIIEKYYQNYIDIDLYDEAASLLDLVVQKLDSEVIYEAGVAELAAKVHQRMTSAQLAESLVARLAKHFELVGKPMIPLLEKFNSLEPILVFAGYLNHRDRGVRITLIRILSSFGEKTINAFKLVLSDRSLTNRPANNPELPTESWYKLRNILFVLGNIPHPDSVGIAARFSQDSDERVVMESLIALEKLGGTEGARAISRLLQHPIREISLKALHALGQVGSAADYPYAEDYFLKNVTDRTAILPVLIKLDKQRSLTFLAQILLGESQAYHKLFSKPDEDLNELIVKTFIMLRSVIFDDILRKYVKQSTRSLFGQLRKMESVKLAERYLKTVATTE